The DNA segment TTTGCGGCCGATTTGTTTCGGATGTACACGCGCTACGCCGAATCCCGGGGCTGGAAGGTGGAATCACTGGACTCCAATCCCTCGGATCTGGGCGGCTTCAAGGAAATCATCTTCAGTGTGAGCGGCACGGATGTTTATCAGCGGCTCAAATTTGAGAGCGGTGTGCATCGCGTGCAGCGCGTGCCGGCCACCGAGGCCCAGGGCCGCATCCACACCAGCACGGTGACGGTGGCCGTGCTGCCGGAAGCGCAGGAGGTGGACATTGAAATCAAGCCGGACGAGCTGGAGATCAATGTGTGCCGGGCCTCCGGCAAAGGGGGGCAGGGAGTGAACACCACCGACAGCGCGGGGCAGATCATCCACAAACCCACCGGCCTGATGGTGCGTTGCGCTGATGAACGCTCGCAGCAGAAAAACAAGGCCAAGGCGCTGACCGTCCTGCGCTCGCGCCTGTTGGAGCGCAAAATGGCCGAGGAAAACGCCAAATATGCCGCCCAACGCAAGGAGCAGGTGGGCACCGGCGAGCGCAGCGAAAAGATCCGCACTTACAATTTTCCCCAGAATCGGGTGACCGATCACCGCATTGACCTGACCATCTACAATCTGCAGGTCATCATGGACGGTGAACTGGATGTGTTGATTGACGCGCTGCTGCGCGACGAGGTCCAACGCAAGCTGGCCGCCCTGGACTAGAAGCTCGTGGCCGCCCAGGGCTGAGGCCCTCCTGCCGGCTCAATCAAACCATTCATCCGCCGGATCAAAGGCGGGAATGGGGAGGTTGAGCAGGGTCAATTTCCCCACCGCCCGATGCCGGCAGCCGGGCTGGATGTAAATGGCGGTCAGGGGTTTCACCGGATAAAGCTGCCCGTCCAATTCCACATGGCCTTCGCCCTCCAGAATGACGTAAATTTCCGTCATCTTTTTGTGATAATGCGCCCGGGAATCAGCCTCGATGTTGACGATATGCACACTGGCGGCGTGGCCCGGGTCGGCAAAGGCGCGGCGGGCATGGCCGCAGGGGCAGCGCACGGCAGGCAGGGCATCCAGTTGGGCGATGTGAAAGTTGGCCATGGGCGGATTCAGGCGGCGGGGGTGGTGTTGCGCTGGCGCAGCACGAGGTCCACGTGCCGGCAAACATCCAATAATTCACGGGCTTGAATGGCCCCCGCCACATAGTGCGCGGCAGCGGTGCGCAGCATGGTGGCCTCCAGCGAGGGCAGTTGCTGGCACACCGGCTCCAGGATTTTGGCCAGCACGCGGGCAAAGGTGTTGCCATTAAAAAAGGCAAAGGGATTGGCCGCATGGCAGCGGCGGCACAAATCCAGAAACTCGCGAAAAGTCATCCGCTGTTGGCGGGCTGTTTCCCAGATTTGGCGGGTGGCCTCATACCCCGGCCCGGGGCGGTGCGGGGTTTCCGGTTTGGCACACAGTTCGCGGTTGATTTCCACCACGGTTTCCCATGGGTGATTCGCCAGCCAGGCTTCTTTGGCATTTAGTTCCACGGCAACGTCTTCGGTCAAAATTGCATTCCCGCGACCTCAGCTTGCGGGGGCGCCCCCTAACTTAAGGGCCATCGGGCCGCAGGGT comes from the Verrucomicrobiia bacterium genome and includes:
- the prfA gene encoding peptide chain release factor 1; translation: MDLRPFIEKFGRRLAEVEAQLSDPRVFEQAQRAQELAREHARLKELTAAGAAWLKATADLEASRELLRTEPPGSDLALMAQEEAARLEQEIERLTLQIQRGLLPPHPADSRNTIMEIRAGAGGAESALFAADLFRMYTRYAESRGWKVESLDSNPSDLGGFKEIIFSVSGTDVYQRLKFESGVHRVQRVPATEAQGRIHTSTVTVAVLPEAQEVDIEIKPDELEINVCRASGKGGQGVNTTDSAGQIIHKPTGLMVRCADERSQQKNKAKALTVLRSRLLERKMAEENAKYAAQRKEQVGTGERSEKIRTYNFPQNRVTDHRIDLTIYNLQVIMDGELDVLIDALLRDEVQRKLAALD
- a CDS encoding cupin domain-containing protein: MANFHIAQLDALPAVRCPCGHARRAFADPGHAASVHIVNIEADSRAHYHKKMTEIYVILEGEGHVELDGQLYPVKPLTAIYIQPGCRHRAVGKLTLLNLPIPAFDPADEWFD